Proteins encoded by one window of Bacillus sp. DTU_2020_1000418_1_SI_GHA_SEK_038:
- a CDS encoding CBO0543 family protein has translation MTIAKHLKGLSSQQLQKRPFFYEIKKMVPAILLASLIGTHLDLFFVGMGVYSFPKRWLPEVFSINIVFTLIALPLLVSVYLFLMKRINVWKKAGLIFVISLFAACAEKFAEEMGFFIHEVSWKHSYSFCGYIVFLICVYIFNRINFLSV, from the coding sequence ATGACTATTGCAAAACACTTGAAAGGCTTGAGCTCGCAGCAATTACAAAAAAGGCCATTTTTCTACGAGATTAAAAAGATGGTTCCTGCGATTCTTCTTGCATCATTAATTGGGACGCATCTGGATCTATTTTTTGTTGGTATGGGCGTATATTCATTTCCAAAAAGATGGCTGCCTGAAGTTTTCTCCATTAATATTGTGTTTACTCTAATTGCATTGCCTTTGTTAGTGTCTGTTTATTTATTTTTAATGAAAAGGATAAATGTTTGGAAAAAAGCAGGTCTTATTTTTGTAATTAGCCTATTTGCAGCTTGCGCTGAAAAGTTTGCAGAGGAAATGGGTTTTTTCATCCATGAAGTTTCTTGGAAGCACTCGTATTCTTTTTGCGGATATATAGTTTTTCTAATTTGTGTTTACATATTTAATCGAATTAACTTTTTGTCAGTCTAA
- a CDS encoding rhodanese-like domain-containing protein: MKTMTAKELAEKLTETEEVFILDVRSTDKYDAYHINNKNVLSLNIEKSNIFSLNEEVFSSLPKNQEIIVTCTTGNSARKCADILYEKGFVVTVLSGGVTAWKEIND, translated from the coding sequence ATGAAAACAATGACAGCTAAAGAACTTGCTGAAAAACTCACAGAAACTGAAGAGGTTTTTATACTAGATGTAAGATCAACTGATAAATACGATGCCTACCATATTAATAATAAAAATGTACTTAGTTTAAACATTGAAAAATCAAACATTTTTTCTTTAAACGAAGAAGTGTTTTCGTCTTTGCCAAAGAATCAAGAGATCATCGTCACTTGCACGACAGGTAATTCCGCAAGAAAATGTGCTGACATACTATATGAGAAGGGCTTTGTCGTTACTGTGCTTTCTGGCGGTGTTACTGCCTGGAAGGAAATAAATGATTAA